A stretch of Lathyrus oleraceus cultivar Zhongwan6 chromosome 6, CAAS_Psat_ZW6_1.0, whole genome shotgun sequence DNA encodes these proteins:
- the LOC127096843 gene encoding uncharacterized protein LOC127096843 gives MSIIHNLKTPSLLSPSLSSPHTSSSFPLQSSFKPPIFSSNPPLLSRRLFLPSVSGIWDALTGGNNNTNEAVLAIRRGMSLFRQGDVLGSVVEFDRAIQLDPRQKAYLWQRGLSLYYLDRFEEGAEQFRLDVAQNPNDTEESIWCYLCEAQLYGVDEAKKRYLEVGIDPRPVMRETYNMFKDGGDPEKLVAAFSNSRDSDYFYASLYAGLFYESQSKSEAAKVHIVAACKSSYGQRSNDYMASLSKVHCLCRNWIFS, from the exons ATGTCCATTATCCACAACCTTAAAACCCCATCCTTACTCTCCCCTTCCCTTTCTTCACCTCACACTTCCTCATCATTCCCATTACAATCATCTTTCAAACCACCCATCTTTTCCTCTAATCCCCCACTCCTTTCCCGGAGACTCTTCCTTCCATCCGTTTCTGGCATATGGGACGCCTTGACTGGCGGCAACAACAACACCAATGAAGCTGTCCTCGCAATTCGACGCGGAATGTCTCTCTTCAGACAG GGTGATGTTTTAGGGTCTGTTGTGGAATTCGACAGAGCAATTCAATTGGACCCTCGTCaaaaagcgt ATCTTTGGCAAAGGGGTCTTTCACTTTACTACCTTGATAGGTTTGAAGAAGGAGCTGAGCAGTTTCGGTTAGACGTTGCTCAGAATCCAAATGACACAGAAGAGTCCATATGGTGCTATCTCTGTGAAGCTCAACTATATGGAGTGGATGAAGCGAAGAAGCGATATCTTGAG GTTGGCATAGACCCAAGGCCAGTCATGAGAGAAACATATAACATGTTTAAAGATGGTGGAGATCCTGAAAAG CTTGTAGCTGCATTCTCTAATAGCAGAGATAGCGATTATTTTTATGCTTCACTGTATGCCGGGCTATTTTACGAATCTCAG AGTAAAAGTGAGGCTGCAAAAGTTCATATAGTTGCTGCTTGCAAGTCTTCTTATGGCCAAAG GTCTAATGATTATATGGCTTCTCTTTCCAAGGTTCACTGTCTTTGTCGAAATTGGATCTTCAGCTGA